The following proteins come from a genomic window of Lolium rigidum isolate FL_2022 chromosome 5, APGP_CSIRO_Lrig_0.1, whole genome shotgun sequence:
- the LOC124653484 gene encoding LOW QUALITY PROTEIN: probable NAD(P)H-dependent oxidoreductase 1 (The sequence of the model RefSeq protein was modified relative to this genomic sequence to represent the inferred CDS: deleted 1 base in 1 codon), with protein sequence MASRPDAGAAAVPRVTLSTGHAMPVLAFGTGSSRTPPDLADTILHAVRLGYRHIDTASFYRTEPAVGAAVAAAVRAGAVASRADLFVTSKLWISDARPGRVVPALRESLARLGLDYLDLFLVHWPVATDGGTQVGFDMEGVWRGMEECHRLGLARSVGVSNFSATKMERLMSLAAVPPAVNQVELNVGWRQEKVREACKRHGVVVSAYSPLGALGTAWGSDAVMESGVLHQVAAAKGKTVAQVALRWVYEQGVCFVARSYNRERLEQNMAIFSGWELSEEEKELIATIPQKRASKGEYFVSPDGPYKSVGELWDDEI encoded by the exons ATGGCGAGCAGACccgacgccggcgccgccgccgtccctcgcGTGACCCTCAGCACGGGCCACGCGATGCCGGTGCTGGCCTTCGGCACGGGCtcctcccgcacgccgccggacctGGCCGACACCATCCTGCACGCCGTGCGCCTCGGCTACCGCCACATCGACACGGCCTCCTTCTACCGCACGGAGCCGGCCGtcggcgccgccgtggccgccgccgtgcgcgcGGGCGCCGTCGCCTCCCGCGCCGACCTCTTCGTCACCTCCAAGCTCTGGATCTCCGACGCGCGCCCGGGCCGCGTCGTGCCGGCGCTGCGGGAGTCCCTCGCCCGCCTCGGCCTCGACTACCTCGACCTCTTCCTCGTCCACTGGCCCGTCGCCACCGACGGCGGGACGCAGGTCGGGTTCGACATGGAGGGCGTGTGGCGGGGCATGGAGGAGTGCCACCGCCTCGGCCTCGCGCGCTCCGTCGGCGTCAGCAACTTCTCCGCGACCAAGATGGAACGGCTCATGTCCCTcgccgccgtgccgcccgccGTCAACCAGGTGGAGCTCAACGTCGGCTGGAGGCAGGAGAAGGTGCGGGAGGCCTGCAAGCGCCACGGCGTCGTCGTCTCCGCCTACTCGCCACTCGGCGCGCTCGGCACCGCATGGGGCTCAGACGCCGTCATGGAGAGCGGCGTCCTGCACCAAGTCGCCGCCGCCAAAGGAAAGACCGTCGCGCAG GTGGCTCTGCGGTGGGTGTACGAGCAGGGTGTCTGCTTTGTGGCAAGGAGTTATAACAGGGAGAGGCTGGAGCAGAACATGGCCATCTTCTCCGGCTGGGAGCTGAGCGAAGAGGAGAAGGAGCTGATCGCGACAATACCGCAGAAGAGGGCGTCC AAGGGCGAGTACTTCGTGTCGCCCGACGGGCCTTACAAGTCGGTCGGCGAACTCTGGGACGACGAGATATGA